In one window of Desulfurobacteriaceae bacterium DNA:
- the secD gene encoding protein translocase subunit SecD encodes MPKKISKLSPETLREIIKESGAKLPDDEEVLLQEIKDKSGKVVGYRFFIVKREPILTGAYLKDAYPSMDEYGMPAVSFELNSEGARIFKEYTSKHVGTRLAIVLDDKVQSAPVIRSSIGARGQITGQFSYQEAKDLSIVLRAGALPAPVTIIEETTVGPSLGKESIEKGLKAGIAGLILVMLFMIVYYKLSGVIADLALLMNVAILWSMLCLLNATLTLPGIAGFILTIGMAVDANVIIFERIREELRKGRNIFSSVEAGFSKAWGTIVDANITTLIAAAVLFQFGTGPIKGFAVILSLGILSSMFTAVFVTKVLLDIVVKKKPKLFSV; translated from the coding sequence CTGCCAAAAAAGATCTCAAAGCTTTCTCCTGAAACATTAAGGGAAATCATTAAAGAAAGTGGAGCAAAACTACCAGATGATGAAGAAGTCCTTCTCCAAGAAATAAAGGACAAATCTGGAAAAGTAGTTGGTTATCGTTTCTTTATTGTTAAAAGGGAACCAATTCTTACAGGGGCTTATCTAAAAGACGCCTATCCAAGCATGGACGAATACGGAATGCCAGCTGTAAGTTTTGAACTTAATTCCGAAGGAGCAAGAATTTTTAAAGAATACACATCAAAACACGTGGGAACAAGACTTGCAATAGTTCTTGACGATAAAGTTCAATCTGCACCAGTTATCCGCTCTTCAATTGGAGCAAGAGGACAGATTACAGGTCAGTTTTCTTATCAAGAGGCTAAAGATCTCTCGATAGTTTTAAGAGCTGGTGCTCTTCCTGCACCTGTAACAATAATTGAAGAAACTACTGTTGGACCATCACTCGGAAAAGAGTCTATAGAGAAAGGACTAAAGGCAGGAATAGCTGGTCTTATTTTGGTTATGCTTTTTATGATTGTTTACTACAAGTTGTCTGGCGTTATTGCCGACCTTGCCCTCTTAATGAATGTGGCAATTTTATGGTCCATGCTTTGCCTACTTAATGCCACTTTAACTTTGCCTGGAATAGCAGGTTTTATCCTTACTATTGGTATGGCTGTTGACGCAAACGTCATAATCTTTGAAAGGATTAGAGAAGAGTTAAGAAAGGGTAGAAACATCTTCTCATCGGTAGAAGCAGGTTTTTCAAAAGCGTGGGGAACCATTGTTGACGCAAACATAACAACCTTAATAGCTGCTGCAGTTTTGTTCCAGTTCGGAACAGGACCAATAAAAGGTTTTGCTGTAATCCTTTCCTTAGGAATTCTCTCTAGTATGTTTACCGCCGTTTTTGTTACCAAAGTTCTCCTTGATATTGTTGTTAAGAAGAAACCAAAACTATTTAGTGTGTAG